A stretch of the Filimonas lacunae genome encodes the following:
- a CDS encoding phage tail protein has translation MDGTVGEIRLFAGSFAPRSWAFCQGQVMPVSRYTALFSLIGSIYGGNGSSTFALPNLAGRTPVGAGASPGTQTYVLGEQAGSVNVTLDASTTPLHTHVTTAGHSTPGSATITINAVNSANSLTPENNYLGTDSSISFYAPATAPVAAMAQDTITVSNVTAPQINGVTLATAGRSLPHNNMQPYLALNVIICLSGDFPARN, from the coding sequence ATGGACGGAACAGTCGGTGAAATCAGGTTATTTGCCGGAAGCTTTGCACCTCGCAGCTGGGCATTTTGCCAGGGCCAGGTGATGCCGGTTAGTCGCTACACTGCATTATTCTCACTTATTGGGAGTATTTATGGGGGCAACGGATCAAGTACCTTTGCGCTACCTAACCTGGCAGGAAGAACCCCTGTGGGTGCAGGCGCATCGCCAGGCACACAAACATATGTACTAGGCGAGCAAGCCGGTTCAGTAAATGTAACGCTGGACGCCAGCACTACTCCTTTACACACCCATGTAACAACAGCCGGACATTCCACACCAGGATCGGCCACCATTACCATCAATGCCGTGAACAGCGCCAACAGCCTGACTCCGGAAAATAATTACCTGGGTACAGATTCTTCTATCAGTTTTTATGCCCCAGCCACTGCACCAGTTGCAGCGATGGCGCAAGACACCATCACTGTTTCCAATGTTACAGCACCGCAGATTAACGGAGTAACACTGGCAACAGCCGGCAGATCTTTGCCACATAACAACATGCAACCTTACCTGGCGCTGAATGTAATCATCTGCCTGTCAGGTGATTTCCCTGCACGAAACTAA
- a CDS encoding phage tail protein: MQGTIGEIRMFGGTFAPTGWMLCQGQQLNLNDFQTVYAVMGTTFGGDGVNSFLLPALGGRVPIGTGQRPGGANVVIGQVMGTEQVTLTTANLPQHSHTPTFTLNNTAVGASVSMKAATTAGATTPVNNNLGTDAATAFYATATAGTRVPLAASSVPVTGFAGPNPTITLSVFGNSLPHDNMQPYTAVNYIVCVYGVFPSRN, translated from the coding sequence ATGCAAGGAACTATTGGAGAAATACGCATGTTTGGCGGCACTTTTGCCCCGACTGGCTGGATGCTTTGCCAGGGACAGCAACTGAACCTGAATGACTTTCAAACAGTATACGCTGTCATGGGCACCACATTTGGCGGCGATGGCGTCAACTCATTTTTACTGCCTGCTTTAGGCGGTCGCGTACCTATAGGAACTGGACAAAGACCAGGTGGGGCCAATGTTGTTATAGGCCAGGTAATGGGTACTGAACAGGTAACACTAACAACGGCCAACCTGCCGCAGCACTCACATACACCTACCTTTACCTTAAACAACACAGCAGTAGGTGCGTCAGTTTCCATGAAAGCTGCCACCACCGCGGGGGCCACTACCCCTGTTAACAACAACCTGGGAACGGATGCCGCTACAGCCTTTTACGCTACTGCCACTGCCGGCACCAGAGTGCCGCTGGCAGCGAGCAGTGTACCTGTTACCGGTTTTGCAGGACCTAACCCTACTATAACACTATCCGTCTTCGGGAATTCACTGCCGCATGATAACATGCAACCATACACTGCTGTCAATTATATAGTGTGTGTGTATGGAGTGTTCCCTTCCAGGAATTAA
- a CDS encoding aspartyl/asparaginyl beta-hydroxylase domain-containing protein has translation MIRFAHVPLPADIHLIQQEVLKLATQWKPHHNTYHYVGDWNVVSLRSPGGSAQNIIADITHVGQEYTDTPLMESCPAIHSFVASLQCSVMSVRLLNLKSGALIKPHRDHELCFESGEARLHIPVFTNDKVCFYCEQDIIPMQEGQCWYINANLTHSVENNGPSDRIHLVIDCVVNDWIKELFARAQKSEGIDNSRIENTLATIAALRTHRSAQTDALANALEAQLKSLS, from the coding sequence ATGATTCGTTTTGCCCACGTGCCCTTACCGGCAGACATACACCTGATTCAACAGGAAGTGTTGAAGCTGGCTACCCAATGGAAGCCCCATCACAACACCTATCATTATGTAGGTGACTGGAATGTTGTATCGCTTCGATCGCCGGGTGGTTCTGCTCAAAATATCATTGCCGATATTACACATGTTGGGCAGGAATACACCGATACACCTTTAATGGAAAGCTGCCCGGCCATCCACAGCTTTGTAGCTTCTTTACAGTGCAGTGTGATGTCAGTGCGGTTGTTGAATTTAAAAAGTGGCGCCCTTATAAAACCTCACCGCGATCATGAGCTTTGTTTTGAAAGCGGTGAAGCAAGATTACACATACCTGTGTTTACTAATGATAAAGTTTGTTTTTATTGCGAGCAGGATATCATACCCATGCAGGAAGGCCAGTGCTGGTATATTAACGCTAATCTGACACATAGCGTTGAAAACAATGGACCTTCGGACAGGATACACCTGGTAATTGATTGTGTAGTGAATGACTGGATAAAGGAACTGTTTGCCCGTGCGCAAAAAAGTGAAGGCATAGACAATTCCCGTATCGAAAACACCTTAGCCACTATTGCAGCTTTAAGAACCCATCGCTCAGCACAAACAGACGCATTGGCAAATGCATTGGAAGCGCAGTTAAAATCGCTTTCCTAA
- a CDS encoding sulfotransferase family protein has protein sequence MTPITEPSTLAGWLPYQLYNGTDARWIYPGTLPYTDPFFDETISKCKSLPENGFGKRYSSAVDVLPGWSAPDNALPPAAIIFHVSRCGSTLLSQLLGLNPNHIVLAEVPFFDDLLRARYKQGGKDLSHLLPHAVSYYAQKRTGTEERLFIKADSWHLFFYEEIRAHYPDVPFILLYRRPDEVVASQEKKKGMHAVPGVIESEIFNLGQLPAYQEGTHAYVAAILEQYYQRMQQIHAKDPLAYLVNYNEGFGAITEKVYQLTHTPFTEKEQQDIMQRCGFDAKEPEKKFALPATGIDETAGYLAKAFKGYHQLEKLRM, from the coding sequence ATGACGCCTATAACCGAACCTTCCACGCTTGCCGGCTGGTTGCCGTACCAGTTGTATAATGGAACAGATGCCCGATGGATATATCCGGGCACATTACCTTATACCGATCCTTTCTTTGACGAAACCATATCTAAATGCAAATCCTTGCCTGAAAACGGCTTTGGCAAACGCTATAGCAGTGCGGTAGATGTTTTACCCGGATGGTCGGCCCCTGACAATGCTTTACCACCTGCAGCCATTATATTCCATGTATCCCGCTGTGGTTCTACCCTGCTGTCACAATTACTGGGATTGAACCCCAACCATATAGTACTGGCAGAAGTTCCTTTTTTTGATGATCTGTTGCGCGCCCGGTATAAACAGGGAGGCAAAGACCTGTCGCACCTGCTGCCACATGCGGTTTCTTATTATGCACAAAAGCGCACGGGCACAGAAGAAAGACTGTTTATAAAAGCAGATAGCTGGCACCTGTTCTTTTATGAAGAAATACGGGCACATTATCCGGATGTACCATTTATTCTTTTATACAGAAGGCCTGATGAAGTAGTTGCTTCACAGGAAAAAAAGAAAGGGATGCATGCGGTACCAGGTGTTATTGAAAGTGAAATTTTTAACCTGGGGCAGCTACCTGCTTACCAGGAAGGCACGCACGCTTATGTAGCTGCCATACTGGAACAGTACTATCAGCGGATGCAGCAGATTCACGCCAAAGACCCTTTAGCTTATCTCGTGAATTATAATGAAGGCTTTGGTGCTATAACAGAAAAAGTATATCAATTAACCCACACCCCTTTTACAGAAAAAGAACAGCAGGATATTATGCAACGATGCGGCTTTGACGCAAAAGAGCCGGAAAAGAAATTCGCGCTTCCTGCTACCGGAATTGATGAAACTGCCGGCTACCTGGCAAAAGCCTTTAAGGGCTATCACCAGCTGGAAAAGCTAAGAATGTAA
- a CDS encoding DUF7151 family protein, with translation MRLKRLILGFLLACTLQVSAQNVGVNADGSLPDNSAMLDVKSTVKGILIPRMLATQRLAIVSPATGLLVFQTDGTSGFYFNKGTTVAPDWSYLGALGPAGTNGSNALVKTSSEAAGANCATGGSKIEVGNDSNNNGVLDATEINITLTIYICNGAVGPTGPTGATGATGATGATGPQGIQGVQGVQGVTGATGATGAIGATGATGATGPQGIQGIQGVTGATGATGAIGVTGATGATGPQGIQGIQGVTGATGATGPTGAIGATGATGPQGIQGIQGVTGATGATGAIGATGATGATGPQGIQGIQGVTGATGATGAIGATGATGATGPQGIQGIQGVTGATGATGAIGVTGATGATGPQGIQGIQGVTGATGDTGPTGAIGAAGPTGPQGPQGIQGVTGSTGSIGLTGPTGATGPAGPIGPQGPQGIQGVTGDTGATGPQGIQGIQGVPGATGPIGATGATGPQGIQGVQGVTGATGPTGPAGATGPTGAQGVAGPTGPAGATGATGDGFSNGTTGGQMILTMSTAPYAPGVPVSMTGDASLTSTGVITIGSSKITTTKIADNSVTVGKISTTSGTASSTTFLRGDGTWSTPSGGGSGVIGVIAANTNSQNVAVASTSSFGSLTFNSYGAPGTGSFDGSTYTAALAGVYMITVNLTTTYTATGIARPGVNYTPSGGSATVIAWGVGGPFSNVNFPATSTSTGMVTTVYSLAVGDKINIVTANNVANQLPVSTDGTTRLSIIKLF, from the coding sequence ATGCGACTTAAAAGACTCATTCTAGGCTTTTTACTGGCATGCACGTTACAGGTTTCTGCGCAAAACGTAGGTGTTAATGCCGATGGTTCGCTGCCTGATAATAGTGCTATGCTGGATGTAAAAAGCACGGTAAAAGGTATACTGATACCGAGAATGCTTGCTACGCAAAGACTTGCTATAGTAAGCCCCGCAACCGGCTTATTGGTGTTTCAGACAGATGGCACCAGTGGCTTTTATTTTAACAAGGGAACCACCGTTGCTCCTGATTGGAGTTACCTGGGTGCGCTAGGCCCTGCAGGCACCAACGGCTCAAACGCCTTGGTGAAAACATCATCAGAAGCTGCTGGTGCTAATTGCGCTACAGGTGGTTCAAAAATTGAAGTTGGTAACGACTCCAATAACAATGGAGTGTTAGATGCCACTGAAATTAATATTACACTTACCATTTACATATGTAACGGAGCCGTAGGCCCAACCGGGCCTACGGGAGCCACAGGTGCTACCGGCGCTACTGGAGCCACAGGTCCGCAAGGTATTCAAGGTGTTCAGGGTGTTCAGGGTGTAACCGGCGCAACCGGCGCTACTGGTGCAATAGGTGCTACGGGAGCCACAGGTGCTACCGGTCCGCAAGGTATCCAAGGCATTCAGGGAGTAACCGGCGCAACCGGCGCTACTGGTGCAATAGGTGTTACCGGAGCCACAGGTGCTACCGGTCCGCAAGGTATCCAAGGCATTCAGGGAGTAACCGGTGCAACCGGCGCTACTGGTCCAACCGGTGCTATTGGCGCAACAGGTGCTACCGGTCCGCAAGGTATCCAAGGCATTCAGGGAGTAACCGGCGCAACCGGCGCTACTGGTGCAATAGGTGCTACCGGGGCAACAGGTGCTACCGGACCGCAAGGTATCCAAGGCATTCAGGGAGTAACCGGCGCAACCGGCGCTACTGGTGCAATAGGGGCTACCGGGGCAACAGGTGCTACCGGACCGCAAGGTATCCAAGGCATTCAGGGAGTAACCGGTGCAACCGGCGCTACTGGTGCAATAGGTGTTACCGGTGCAACAGGTGCTACTGGCCCGCAAGGTATTCAGGGCATTCAGGGAGTAACCGGCGCAACGGGTGATACTGGTCCAACCGGTGCTATTGGCGCAGCTGGCCCAACTGGTCCACAAGGCCCGCAAGGTATTCAGGGGGTAACTGGAAGCACAGGTTCTATTGGTCTCACTGGTCCAACTGGTGCTACTGGGCCTGCCGGTCCTATTGGTCCCCAGGGGCCACAGGGCATTCAGGGAGTAACCGGCGATACAGGTGCTACTGGTCCTCAGGGTATTCAAGGCATTCAGGGGGTACCTGGTGCTACCGGACCGATTGGCGCCACAGGTGCTACCGGTCCGCAAGGTATACAAGGTGTTCAGGGTGTTACGGGGGCAACTGGGCCTACCGGTCCTGCGGGAGCCACTGGTCCTACTGGAGCACAAGGTGTTGCAGGCCCAACTGGTCCTGCCGGAGCCACCGGAGCTACAGGTGATGGCTTTTCCAACGGAACCACAGGCGGCCAGATGATTTTAACAATGAGTACTGCTCCCTATGCTCCAGGTGTACCGGTTTCGATGACTGGGGACGCTTCACTTACAAGCACTGGTGTAATTACCATCGGAAGCAGTAAAATCACCACCACAAAAATTGCAGATAATAGTGTTACAGTAGGAAAAATTTCTACCACAAGTGGAACAGCCAGCTCTACTACTTTTTTAAGAGGGGATGGTACCTGGTCTACGCCAAGTGGTGGTGGAAGTGGTGTAATAGGTGTTATTGCTGCCAATACAAATTCTCAGAATGTAGCTGTTGCTTCTACCAGTTCTTTTGGTAGCTTAACATTCAATAGCTATGGTGCACCTGGTACCGGGTCTTTTGACGGGTCAACTTATACAGCGGCACTTGCAGGTGTATATATGATAACTGTTAACTTAACTACCACCTATACTGCTACTGGCATTGCCCGGCCGGGAGTAAACTACACACCATCCGGTGGTTCAGCTACTGTTATAGCATGGGGAGTGGGCGGACCTTTTAGTAACGTTAATTTTCCGGCAACAAGTACTTCTACAGGTATGGTTACTACTGTATATTCACTGGCAGTGGGCGATAAAATTAATATTGTTACTGCCAATAACGTTGCCAATCAGTTACCAGTATCTACAGATGGTACAACAAGACTTTCTATTATCAAGCTGTTTTAA
- a CDS encoding ABC transporter substrate-binding protein yields MKTISLGLLLPTSSILPVSKDFERGVKEGFRSQDTDITLELVKEFIGQGSLKQTEEACSRFFNYHEVDAVTGVVSHKVADDIADQFNKNKIPFIINELGSHIPNVGKLSTYTHVNSMHLWQHAWAIGNWGVQNFGKKGMYVSSVYDSGYAFSQMFHTGMMHADANAQWSFSVTPMPPSGSLADVSVIFPYLESYQPDFVFATFCGTETTLFLNECIARGWHKKTQFIGLPYLTSALETLHDDFTIHTTASHYNNTAIEANRAFYHLGYETGVLLAKAAAAGGNLNEQLQQFHAGLKLANEQQTTMAGNYDMVITRNDIKAGQATHNVQEIASLPGFEMEYHSMKSLVHEVNFGWMNPYLCV; encoded by the coding sequence ATGAAAACCATCTCCCTGGGTCTGTTATTACCTACCTCTTCTATCCTTCCTGTCAGCAAGGATTTTGAGCGGGGTGTAAAAGAAGGCTTCCGTTCACAAGACACAGATATTACCCTTGAACTGGTGAAAGAGTTTATAGGACAAGGCAGTTTAAAACAAACAGAAGAAGCCTGCAGCCGTTTTTTCAACTATCACGAAGTAGATGCCGTAACCGGCGTGGTATCGCACAAAGTAGCAGATGACATTGCCGATCAGTTTAACAAAAACAAAATACCTTTTATCATCAATGAACTGGGCTCACATATCCCTAATGTAGGCAAGCTGAGCACCTACACCCACGTTAATTCCATGCACTTATGGCAGCATGCCTGGGCCATTGGCAACTGGGGCGTACAAAATTTTGGAAAGAAAGGAATGTATGTAAGCTCTGTGTATGACTCTGGCTATGCTTTTTCACAGATGTTTCATACGGGGATGATGCATGCCGATGCCAATGCGCAATGGTCTTTTTCAGTAACCCCGATGCCGCCATCCGGCTCATTAGCCGATGTATCTGTGATATTCCCCTATCTCGAAAGCTATCAGCCCGATTTTGTGTTTGCCACTTTCTGCGGCACAGAAACTACTTTATTTCTCAATGAATGCATAGCAAGGGGATGGCACAAAAAAACGCAGTTTATAGGTCTTCCTTATTTAACCTCCGCACTGGAAACCTTGCATGACGACTTTACTATACATACTACAGCCTCCCATTATAATAACACGGCCATAGAAGCCAACCGTGCCTTTTATCACCTGGGCTATGAAACTGGTGTTTTACTGGCTAAAGCAGCCGCTGCCGGCGGAAATTTAAACGAACAATTGCAGCAGTTCCATGCCGGGCTAAAGTTGGCAAATGAGCAGCAAACCACTATGGCCGGCAACTATGATATGGTGATAACGCGTAATGACATCAAAGCCGGTCAGGCAACACATAACGTACAGGAAATAGCCTCACTGCCCGGATTTGAGATGGAATACCATTCGATGAAATCATTAGTTCACGAAGTAAACTTTGGTTGGATGAATCCATACCTGTGCGTGTAA
- a CDS encoding alkaline phosphatase family protein: MKKATKLFSCMLLLTASINVQAQQRVATHVVLITVDGFRPEFYLDSTYGMHTVRHLMQQGVAAKGVDPVFPSVTYPDHTTMVTGVTPAKHGIVYNTPFEAEGQTGKWLWDYNLIKTETLWSAMQKAGRKTACVRWPVTLNAPIDYCFPEYWDYKNMKDARPAMEAATTPRSLWKEIQDSATGFLRPQDLNADDNELVQDETAARIASYLIRQYKPGFLAVHLACTDHYEHQDGRESYMVRAAVAGADRGVKSILEALNRAGITDSTLVIVTGDHGFENIYRSLSPNYLLKQNGLITDVKTGNWKAQFHSQGGSAFLQLKDANDQQTVQHVRTLLKNLPDSIRQYFTIVEKELLTQIGADPNVPLALTGLKGTTFGAGTKKMIDIFKAVKGTHGFFPDHKEIETGFVAVGPGLKKGIIIPKMKLMDVAPVIVKAAQIPFAPTDGKYPAAFFE; this comes from the coding sequence ATGAAAAAAGCAACAAAACTGTTTAGCTGTATGCTGTTATTAACGGCATCGATAAATGTGCAGGCACAACAAAGAGTAGCCACCCATGTGGTATTGATTACTGTAGATGGGTTCCGTCCCGAATTTTACCTGGATAGCACCTATGGCATGCACACGGTGCGCCATTTAATGCAGCAGGGTGTAGCCGCTAAAGGTGTAGACCCTGTATTCCCATCTGTTACCTATCCCGACCATACCACTATGGTAACCGGCGTAACACCCGCCAAACATGGCATTGTATACAACACTCCTTTTGAAGCAGAAGGCCAAACCGGCAAATGGCTATGGGACTATAACCTGATTAAAACAGAAACGCTGTGGAGCGCCATGCAAAAAGCCGGCAGAAAAACAGCCTGCGTTCGCTGGCCCGTAACGCTGAACGCCCCTATTGATTACTGCTTTCCTGAATACTGGGATTATAAAAATATGAAGGATGCCCGTCCGGCTATGGAAGCAGCCACCACCCCGCGCAGCCTATGGAAAGAAATACAGGACAGCGCTACCGGCTTCTTACGCCCGCAGGATTTGAATGCAGATGACAATGAACTGGTGCAGGACGAAACTGCTGCCCGCATTGCTTCTTATTTAATCAGGCAATACAAGCCCGGCTTTCTGGCCGTTCACCTGGCCTGTACCGATCATTATGAACATCAGGATGGCCGTGAAAGCTACATGGTAAGGGCCGCAGTTGCCGGGGCCGACAGAGGTGTAAAATCAATACTGGAAGCATTGAACCGTGCAGGCATTACTGATAGCACGCTGGTGATAGTAACAGGCGATCATGGCTTTGAAAACATTTATCGCAGCCTTAGCCCCAACTACCTGCTGAAACAAAACGGCCTGATCACTGATGTAAAAACCGGTAACTGGAAAGCGCAGTTTCACAGCCAGGGTGGTTCCGCCTTTTTACAACTGAAAGATGCCAACGATCAGCAAACTGTGCAACACGTACGCACCCTGTTGAAAAACCTGCCTGATTCTATCAGGCAATACTTTACTATTGTTGAGAAAGAATTATTAACACAGATAGGAGCAGATCCTAATGTACCATTAGCGTTAACTGGTTTAAAAGGCACCACTTTTGGCGCAGGTACCAAAAAGATGATAGATATTTTTAAAGCAGTAAAAGGTACACACGGTTTCTTCCCTGACCATAAAGAAATAGAAACCGGCTTTGTGGCTGTAGGCCCCGGATTGAAAAAAGGTATTATTATTCCTAAAATGAAATTAATGGATGTTGCTCCTGTAATTGTAAAGGCAGCGCAGATTCCGTTTGCACCAACAGATGGTAAATATCCTGCAGCGTTTTTTGAATAA
- a CDS encoding T9SS type A sorting domain-containing protein has product MQPKLFLTSLPLMAAIAISKPASSQGLIISNGGYLVANTAHIVINEGSLVNSGTFAAGGGTVDFTGALPASVSGTSSTSFNNIVLSKAGNTLTLLQHIYVAGSVGLGSGNIDLNGYNLDLGPTGVLNGETASSRVLGSNGGFIMRSAEITASGSSVNPGNLGMLFTPASNLGHTVIKRGHQSQQLGGAFGINRFFDVTATNGTTAKEDVTFRYFDDELNGVAEKELGVYYVTAANTAGTLQTQKAFDSVANTIEINNAAFAGKYVLASNISDPARATDLVATLIGNKADLTWTTLYEINTDHFELERIVDKGFFQYIGSLPAATTATSATNYYFTDPQPVEGPYTYPSPRYYRYKVFFKDGSYRYSNTASVAPVGYPNSVLQVNPNPTTGPVNVKFSSFIQQKVYLEVVSNAGVIVARQEMNAVVGPNSISCDISHVTPGVYYVRMVNISRTAYMIVKQ; this is encoded by the coding sequence ATGCAACCCAAGCTGTTCTTAACATCCCTGCCTTTAATGGCAGCTATTGCCATTTCTAAACCGGCTTCTTCACAGGGGCTGATTATTAGCAATGGTGGCTACCTGGTAGCCAATACCGCTCATATCGTGATTAATGAAGGTAGCCTTGTCAACTCCGGCACCTTCGCTGCCGGTGGCGGAACTGTAGATTTTACCGGTGCTTTGCCTGCTTCTGTATCAGGTACATCTTCCACATCCTTTAACAATATTGTTCTAAGCAAAGCGGGTAATACCCTTACACTGTTACAACATATCTATGTAGCAGGTTCAGTAGGCCTGGGCAGTGGCAATATTGATTTAAATGGATACAACCTGGATTTGGGACCTACAGGCGTATTAAATGGTGAAACTGCCAGTTCCCGTGTATTGGGGTCTAACGGCGGATTTATTATGAGGTCGGCTGAGATCACTGCTTCCGGTAGCAGCGTTAATCCAGGAAACCTGGGTATGTTGTTTACACCTGCTTCTAATTTAGGGCACACCGTTATTAAACGTGGACATCAATCGCAACAGTTGGGTGGTGCCTTTGGCATTAACCGCTTTTTTGATGTTACCGCAACTAATGGCACAACGGCTAAAGAAGATGTTACATTCCGGTATTTTGATGATGAACTCAATGGGGTGGCAGAGAAAGAGCTGGGCGTGTACTATGTAACGGCTGCCAATACAGCAGGTACTTTACAAACGCAAAAAGCTTTTGATTCAGTGGCTAATACCATTGAAATCAATAATGCTGCTTTTGCTGGTAAGTATGTGCTGGCCAGTAATATTTCTGATCCAGCACGTGCTACAGATCTGGTAGCAACTTTAATTGGTAACAAGGCTGATCTTACCTGGACTACCTTATATGAAATCAATACTGATCACTTTGAGTTGGAACGCATAGTTGATAAAGGTTTTTTTCAGTATATAGGCAGCTTACCTGCAGCCACAACAGCTACCTCAGCTACCAATTATTACTTTACCGATCCGCAACCTGTTGAGGGGCCTTATACTTATCCTAGCCCGAGGTATTACCGCTATAAAGTATTTTTTAAAGATGGCAGTTACCGTTATTCAAATACGGCTTCTGTTGCGCCCGTAGGATATCCTAATTCTGTATTGCAGGTAAATCCTAATCCTACTACCGGCCCTGTAAATGTGAAGTTCAGCAGCTTTATACAGCAGAAGGTGTACCTGGAAGTAGTGAGCAATGCTGGTGTGATAGTAGCCCGCCAGGAAATGAATGCTGTGGTGGGACCAAACAGTATCTCCTGTGATATTAGTCATGTAACGCCGGGAGTTTATTATGTGCGCATGGTGAACATTTCCAGAACTGCCTATATGATAGTAAAACAATAA
- a CDS encoding phage tail protein — translation MDGTMAEIRCFTGNFAPKTWALCLGQLLNISTNQALFALLGTTYGGNGTTNFALPDLRGRIPVGTGTSTADGGNYTLGQVGGEPTHTLILDEMPIHNHAATVTASSASGTINYSVNGTGEAGTITNPSGALLAADDGSFSAQIYVAPSPSLVFKTLASDAVTISNLTPGTPSVTVASVGSTTAHSNIQPVLGMNYIICMYGVFPSRN, via the coding sequence ATGGACGGAACAATGGCTGAAATACGCTGCTTCACAGGCAATTTTGCCCCAAAAACATGGGCACTTTGTTTAGGACAACTACTGAATATATCTACCAACCAGGCGCTTTTTGCGTTACTGGGAACCACCTATGGTGGTAATGGCACCACCAATTTTGCCTTACCCGATTTAAGAGGACGTATTCCGGTGGGTACTGGCACCAGCACTGCAGATGGTGGTAATTATACATTGGGGCAAGTAGGTGGCGAACCAACGCACACGCTTATTCTTGACGAAATGCCTATACACAACCATGCCGCTACGGTTACCGCTTCTTCTGCCAGCGGTACTATAAATTATTCTGTTAATGGTACAGGAGAGGCGGGCACAATTACCAATCCTTCCGGTGCCTTACTGGCTGCTGATGATGGTTCTTTTTCAGCACAAATCTATGTGGCACCTAGCCCGTCGCTTGTTTTCAAAACGTTGGCCAGCGATGCAGTTACTATCAGTAACCTTACGCCCGGCACCCCCAGTGTTACAGTAGCCTCTGTAGGTAGCACTACCGCACACTCCAACATACAGCCGGTATTGGGCATGAATTATATTATTTGCATGTATGGAGTATTTCCATCCAGAAACTAA
- a CDS encoding methionyl-tRNA formyltransferase, whose translation MTTIILCNSDTLAIPTIMHLQQTGQLGAVVIPDKSAAFLQNALAQVMIAPDKIYVTSKKQLADTVSTLITNLQAELLLTLTFPWKLPDSILTLPSKGCLNAHFGLLPQYAGADPVFWQLRNGEKQGGITIHVMTSDIDAGPVVCIQEIPLMPLETYGIHCERLGHAMATLFNKLSQSLQHPKQPATPQTPSPALYFSKPGITDLTIQWEQQTADEMIQLVNATNPRYGGAITRFRDIQVSLLEVLPININNPPDRVVPGTIVHIDSTHGIIAACANNTFIRITILQLREGYLSGSKLSQMGWQAGEIFY comes from the coding sequence ATGACTACTATCATCCTTTGCAACTCCGACACATTAGCTATCCCTACTATTATGCACCTGCAACAAACAGGTCAGTTAGGCGCGGTGGTTATTCCCGACAAGTCAGCAGCCTTTTTACAAAATGCGCTGGCACAAGTTATGATTGCGCCCGACAAGATATATGTTACCAGTAAAAAGCAATTAGCCGATACAGTAAGTACATTAATCACCAACCTGCAGGCCGAGCTATTACTCACGCTTACCTTTCCCTGGAAACTACCGGACAGCATACTTACTCTCCCTTCCAAAGGATGCCTGAATGCACATTTTGGCTTGCTTCCACAATATGCGGGAGCCGACCCGGTGTTCTGGCAATTGCGTAACGGCGAAAAACAGGGTGGCATTACTATACATGTGATGACCAGTGATATTGACGCAGGCCCTGTAGTATGTATACAGGAAATACCCCTGATGCCATTGGAAACTTATGGCATTCATTGTGAACGGTTAGGACATGCGATGGCCACTTTGTTTAATAAGTTATCGCAAAGCTTACAACACCCAAAGCAACCTGCTACACCACAAACGCCGTCTCCGGCCCTGTATTTTTCCAAACCCGGCATTACCGACCTAACCATTCAATGGGAACAACAAACAGCCGATGAGATGATACAACTGGTAAATGCCACCAATCCCAGGTATGGCGGTGCCATCACCCGTTTTAGAGATATACAGGTGAGCCTGCTGGAAGTATTGCCCATCAACATCAACAATCCTCCGGACAGGGTAGTGCCTGGCACTATAGTACACATAGACAGTACGCATGGCATTATAGCAGCTTGCGCCAACAATACTTTTATCCGCATTACCATTTTGCAACTACGTGAAGGGTATTTATCCGGCAGCAAGCTATCTCAAATGGGATGGCAGGCCGGCGAAATATTTTATTAA